One segment of Candidatus Thioglobus sp. DNA contains the following:
- the recG gene encoding ATP-dependent DNA helicase RecG has protein sequence MQHLSDPIISLNGLGPKAQERLNAIGIYALEHFLFHLPNRYQDKTKFTTLSEAQVGSEILIELTIDRIEEVATRQRQLLCYLSDDNNRTLLLRFFHFNQYQKQQLTRGELIQCFGEVKIGRDGLEIHHPEYRLISKGQPTLIEKTLSPVYPLTGGIHQPQIKKWINIALETLQKSDLFDYFENLSKNSMPTLKQALHTLHHPKIDDNIDQIANFRHISQQRLIIEELCAQKLSLLMLKKERKQVISNIFNISKALPDQLSENLGFKLTAAQQRSVDEINTDLSSNHPMLRLLQGDVGSGKTIVAVFACLQAAENGFQAAIMAPTEILANQHYHGFRDYLEPLGIRIAFLTGSQNAQQRSEQLALIVSGTAQVVIGTHALFQKAVQFNKLGLVIIDEQHKFGVHQRLSLAQKAHNTPHQLVMTATPIPRSLTMSAYADLDSSIIDELPPGRSPIQTIALANNKKDKVLDKIRQVCKENNQVYWVCTLIEESEVLRAQAATTTHLYLEENLPDLNIVLIHGKMNKQEKNDIMLRFSTGDINVLVATTVIEVGVNVPNASLMVIENSERLGLAQLHQLRGRVGRGSDASICILMYQPPLSGNAIERLDILRQTNDGFKIANKDLELRGPGEILGTQQTGIADMKIANIVRDGYLLNQVNYYAEQFLQDGEKNQHALINRWITHDKSQYANT, from the coding sequence ATGCAGCATTTGTCTGATCCCATTATCAGCTTAAATGGGCTAGGTCCAAAAGCACAAGAAAGGCTTAATGCAATCGGCATTTATGCCTTGGAACATTTTTTGTTTCATTTGCCAAATCGCTATCAAGATAAAACCAAATTTACAACGCTAAGCGAGGCACAAGTTGGTTCAGAAATATTAATCGAACTAACCATTGATCGCATTGAAGAAGTTGCAACACGTCAGCGCCAGTTATTGTGCTATCTATCAGATGATAATAATCGTACATTGCTATTGCGTTTTTTCCACTTCAACCAATACCAAAAACAACAACTGACTCGAGGTGAGCTTATTCAATGCTTTGGTGAGGTGAAGATTGGGCGAGACGGGCTGGAAATTCATCATCCAGAATATCGACTTATTTCAAAAGGCCAGCCAACACTAATAGAAAAAACACTGAGCCCAGTTTATCCTTTAACAGGCGGCATCCATCAGCCGCAAATCAAGAAATGGATTAATATCGCCCTAGAAACACTACAAAAAAGCGATTTATTTGACTATTTCGAAAATTTGTCAAAAAATTCAATGCCTACTTTAAAGCAGGCCTTGCATACTCTACATCACCCTAAAATCGACGATAATATCGACCAAATTGCTAATTTTAGGCACATTTCACAACAAAGATTGATTATTGAAGAGCTTTGTGCGCAAAAACTTAGCTTGTTAATGCTAAAAAAAGAACGAAAACAGGTCATTTCCAATATTTTCAATATTTCTAAAGCATTGCCTGACCAATTATCTGAAAATTTAGGCTTTAAATTAACCGCTGCTCAACAGCGCAGTGTGGATGAAATTAATACTGACTTAAGCTCAAACCATCCAATGCTTCGGCTTTTGCAAGGTGATGTTGGCTCTGGAAAAACTATTGTTGCTGTGTTTGCCTGCTTGCAGGCTGCTGAAAATGGTTTTCAGGCTGCTATTATGGCGCCAACAGAAATACTAGCCAATCAGCATTATCATGGATTTCGTGATTATCTAGAGCCGCTTGGTATTCGGATTGCTTTTTTAACAGGTTCGCAAAATGCCCAACAGCGAAGTGAGCAACTAGCACTCATTGTTTCTGGCACTGCCCAAGTTGTCATTGGCACGCATGCGCTTTTTCAAAAAGCAGTGCAATTTAATAAACTCGGCCTAGTGATCATAGATGAACAGCATAAATTTGGCGTACACCAAAGATTGTCACTGGCGCAAAAAGCACATAATACACCGCATCAATTAGTTATGACTGCTACGCCAATTCCAAGATCGCTCACCATGAGCGCTTATGCTGATCTTGATTCATCGATAATTGATGAACTACCACCCGGTAGAAGCCCAATACAAACAATCGCATTGGCGAATAACAAAAAAGATAAAGTGCTTGATAAAATCAGGCAAGTTTGCAAAGAAAATAATCAAGTTTATTGGGTATGTACTTTAATTGAAGAGTCCGAAGTTTTGCGTGCTCAAGCAGCCACCACGACCCATCTTTATTTAGAAGAAAACTTACCCGATCTTAATATTGTATTAATTCATGGAAAAATGAATAAACAAGAGAAAAACGATATCATGCTTCGATTTAGTACTGGTGATATTAACGTGTTAGTAGCAACAACTGTTATTGAAGTGGGTGTTAATGTGCCGAATGCTTCGCTGATGGTAATTGAAAATTCTGAAAGATTGGGTTTGGCGCAACTACATCAATTGCGCGGTCGTGTAGGTCGTGGATCTGATGCGAGTATCTGTATTTTGATGTATCAGCCGCCGCTAAGTGGTAATGCTATTGAGCGTCTTGATATTTTAAGACAAACCAATGATGGCTTTAAAATTGCCAATAAAGATTTGGAATTGCGAGGCCCGGGAGAGATATTAGGCACACAGCAAACTGGTATTGCGGATATGAAAATTGCCAATATTGTGCGTGATGGGTATCTACTTAATCAAGTGAATTATTATGCAGAACAATTCTTACAAGATGGTGAAAAAAATCAGCACGCGCTGATTAATCGCTGGATCACTCATGACAAGTCACAGTATGCCAATACTTAG
- a CDS encoding chorismate lyase has translation MIDTRNLFWQDLTLVQKAPVAVQLWLDDNASLTAKLKQQFSDFSVHVLSQQELTPHAHEIKVINAHQAYTIREVELLGNGKVMVFARSVIPLTDDTQEILNIGSKPLGEVLFNDPSIKRGLMQVTHIDNIWGRRSTFTIGETKLLVSEFFMEELYA, from the coding sequence ATGATTGATACTCGCAACCTCTTTTGGCAAGACTTAACACTGGTCCAAAAAGCACCTGTAGCTGTTCAGCTTTGGCTGGATGACAACGCCTCATTAACGGCTAAATTAAAACAACAATTTTCTGATTTTTCAGTGCATGTATTATCACAACAAGAGCTCACCCCTCATGCTCATGAAATCAAGGTTATTAATGCTCATCAAGCCTACACAATTCGAGAGGTGGAGTTATTAGGCAATGGAAAAGTTATGGTTTTTGCACGTTCTGTTATCCCCCTTACTGATGATACTCAAGAGATTCTAAATATTGGCTCCAAGCCTTTGGGCGAGGTTTTATTTAACGACCCCAGTATTAAACGTGGTCTAATGCAGGTTACACACATTGATAATATCTGGGGAAGAAGGTCAACCTTTACCATTGGCGAGACCAAATTATTAGTGAGTGAGTTTTTTATGGAAGAGCTGTATGCGTGA
- the cmoA gene encoding carboxy-S-adenosyl-L-methionine synthase CmoA: MRDQIFSQKSDLVDFTFDAKVADVFDDMVRRSVPGYQSMIEMIGLCVKTYGQDDTNYYDLGASTGATSTALAINNTHKNTHIIAVDNSSSMVEKCTKTLKGKIDNVQIICADIETLKIENASLIVLNLTLQFISPENRQALIDKIYQGLNKGGALIVSEKIHFEDQQKQQQMTELHLDFKRANGYSELEIAAKRQSIENVLITDSQSTHFKRFDQAGFTSHACHFQCLNFASFLAVK; this comes from the coding sequence ATGCGTGATCAAATTTTTAGTCAAAAAAGTGACTTAGTAGATTTCACTTTTGATGCAAAAGTAGCTGATGTTTTTGATGACATGGTTAGACGAAGTGTGCCTGGTTATCAATCAATGATTGAGATGATTGGATTATGCGTCAAAACCTATGGCCAAGACGATACAAACTACTACGATTTAGGTGCTTCAACCGGTGCCACATCGACTGCACTAGCTATCAACAATACACATAAGAATACACATATTATTGCTGTAGATAACTCCTCCAGCATGGTGGAAAAATGCACCAAAACTCTAAAAGGAAAAATTGACAATGTACAAATAATTTGTGCAGACATCGAAACACTTAAGATAGAGAATGCCTCTCTCATTGTGTTGAACTTAACCTTACAATTTATCTCGCCAGAAAATAGACAAGCTTTGATAGATAAAATATACCAAGGTCTTAATAAAGGTGGGGCGCTTATCGTCTCAGAAAAAATTCACTTTGAGGACCAGCAAAAACAACAGCAAATGACCGAATTGCATCTAGATTTTAAGCGTGCAAATGGCTATAGCGAACTTGAAATTGCTGCCAAACGCCAATCTATTGAAAATGTATTAATTACTGATAGTCAATCAACGCACTTCAAGCGCTTTGATCAAGCAGGATTTACCTCTCATGCCTGTCATTTTCAGTGCCTTAACTTTGCTTCCTTTTTAGCGGTAAAATAG
- a CDS encoding aminodeoxychorismate/anthranilate synthase component II: protein MLLMIDNYDSFTYNLVQYFGELGQVVEVHRNDEITLKEIEALKPEFLVISPGPCTPNEAGISIEAIKHFSGKIPMMGVCLGFQAMVQAFGGDIIGAKKIMHGKVSKVHHTKKGMFTDLKNPLNATRYHSLVADQTTLPSCFEITAWTENSESGVDEIMGIRHKEFALEGVQFHPESILTEQGHEMLNNFLQGKTQ from the coding sequence ATGTTACTTATGATTGACAATTACGACTCTTTTACCTATAACCTGGTGCAGTATTTTGGCGAGCTAGGACAAGTGGTTGAAGTTCATCGTAACGACGAAATAACGCTTAAAGAAATTGAAGCGCTAAAGCCTGAATTTTTAGTCATCTCACCAGGTCCTTGCACACCTAATGAGGCTGGAATCTCCATTGAAGCCATTAAACACTTTAGTGGAAAGATACCTATGATGGGCGTTTGTCTTGGTTTTCAGGCTATGGTTCAGGCATTTGGCGGCGACATTATCGGTGCTAAAAAAATCATGCATGGTAAAGTTTCAAAGGTTCATCATACTAAAAAAGGCATGTTTACTGATCTTAAAAATCCCCTCAACGCAACACGCTATCATTCTTTGGTAGCTGATCAAACTACACTACCAAGTTGTTTTGAAATTACTGCCTGGACTGAAAATAGCGAAAGTGGTGTGGATGAAATTATGGGCATTAGACACAAAGAATTTGCACTTGAAGGTGTACAATTTCACCCTGAATCTATCTTGACAGAACAAGGTCATGAGATGTTAAATAACTTTTTACAAGGAAAAACACAATAA
- a CDS encoding rhodanese-like domain-containing protein has product MEIINFLFAEDQLFTTITLIILVALLIGNIVADKLKKYEDIDVNAATSLMDDDNLIILDVREKKERKNGYISNDTHIPLSDVKSQLDRLDKDKNILVYCRSGSRAAHIAGLLTRHEYENVYNLKGGFQAWKKAKLPIKL; this is encoded by the coding sequence ATGGAAATTATTAATTTTTTATTTGCTGAGGATCAGTTGTTCACAACTATCACCCTAATTATCTTAGTGGCGTTACTAATTGGCAACATTGTTGCTGACAAACTAAAAAAATATGAAGATATAGATGTCAATGCTGCAACATCACTCATGGATGATGACAATCTGATTATTTTAGATGTTAGGGAAAAGAAAGAAAGGAAAAATGGCTACATTTCCAACGATACTCACATCCCCTTAAGCGATGTTAAATCTCAACTAGATAGGCTTGATAAGGATAAAAATATTTTAGTTTACTGTCGAAGTGGTTCACGAGCAGCTCACATTGCTGGACTATTAACTCGCCATGAATATGAAAATGTATACAACCTTAAAGGTGGTTTTCAAGCTTGGAAAAAAGCAAAGCTTCCTATTAAACTCTAA
- a CDS encoding glutaredoxin, with protein sequence MKKNKIYCSDSCPFCQRAYQLLESRGIPFTKHYVKSPSDWDEVMDLTGRNTVPQVFINGVHIGGFDDLSAADQSGKLDKMLA encoded by the coding sequence ATGAAAAAAAATAAAATTTATTGCAGTGATTCTTGCCCTTTTTGCCAACGTGCTTATCAATTATTAGAAAGCAGAGGTATTCCATTTACAAAGCACTATGTTAAAAGCCCAAGTGATTGGGATGAAGTCATGGATCTTACTGGTAGAAATACCGTGCCTCAAGTTTTTATCAATGGCGTTCATATAGGTGGCTTTGATGATCTATCTGCTGCGGATCAGTCAGGCAAATTAGATAAAATGTTAGCCTAA
- a CDS encoding NAD(P)-dependent glycerol-3-phosphate dehydrogenase has translation MNNNLSIIGAGAWGSALAIVLSEKFDTIYLHAHTQLEASSLQPQHPALPKPYTGNIQIVYGYAELAQCNNILIATPSYAFSEVLQTLKPLLDKKQQIAWATKGFDTSANCFLYQSFERILPDYHGCVLSGPSFAFEVASQKPTALVSASKDKNTRKHWADLIQTKTLRAYTNEDIIGVEIGGSVKNILAIAAGIASGLGYGINTQAALITRGLAEMTRLGKSMNANESTFVGLSGLGDLVLTCSDDLSRNRRFGKELAKGNNIEQALNNVGATVEGLNTLDLILSIAVEQQVEMPICEQVHLVTLGKASPTQAVNHLMSREQIDE, from the coding sequence ATGAATAATAATCTTAGTATTATTGGTGCTGGTGCTTGGGGAAGTGCACTAGCTATTGTTCTAAGCGAAAAGTTTGACACTATTTATCTTCATGCTCATACGCAGCTGGAAGCGAGTTCATTACAACCCCAACACCCCGCCCTTCCCAAACCTTACACCGGCAATATTCAAATTGTATATGGTTATGCTGAACTAGCTCAATGTAACAATATTTTAATCGCAACACCAAGCTATGCTTTTAGCGAAGTATTACAGACCTTAAAGCCTTTGCTAGATAAAAAACAGCAAATAGCTTGGGCAACTAAAGGCTTTGATACTTCTGCTAATTGTTTTTTGTATCAAAGCTTCGAGCGTATCTTGCCAGATTATCATGGCTGTGTTTTATCTGGACCTAGTTTTGCCTTTGAAGTGGCCAGCCAAAAACCAACAGCTTTGGTTTCAGCTTCTAAAGATAAAAATACTCGAAAGCATTGGGCTGATTTAATACAGACAAAGACTTTGCGTGCCTATACCAACGAAGATATTATTGGAGTTGAAATTGGTGGAAGTGTTAAAAACATACTTGCAATTGCCGCCGGAATCGCTTCAGGATTGGGCTACGGAATCAATACTCAAGCTGCTTTAATTACTCGTGGCTTAGCTGAAATGACCCGCTTAGGTAAAAGTATGAATGCTAACGAATCTACTTTCGTTGGGTTATCTGGTTTAGGAGATTTAGTATTAACCTGTTCTGATGATTTATCTAGAAATAGGCGCTTTGGTAAAGAGTTGGCTAAAGGTAATAATATAGAACAAGCACTCAATAATGTGGGCGCCACAGTGGAAGGTTTGAATACACTAGATCTCATTCTATCAATTGCTGTTGAGCAGCAAGTAGAGATGCCAATTTGCGAGCAAGTGCATCTGGTTACTCTAGGCAAAGCGAGTCCAACTCAAGCAGTTAACCATCTAATGTCACGAGAACAAATTGATGAATGA
- a CDS encoding histidine phosphatase family protein, with protein sequence MKLSLLRHGEPVGGRIYRGNQDDPLTEKGWQQMLDATQNQSWDLIITSPLLRCQSFAQHLHQQQKSSLEIVDNFLELGFGDWQGQSSMQIGQDLVDAFKLSPIENKPPNAEDLYDFQHRVLNAFKIITAKKSNSVLIIAHAGVIRVIKSYLLNLPIEKMFTIDVLSASCEEFEI encoded by the coding sequence ATGAAGCTTAGTCTTCTGCGCCACGGAGAGCCAGTTGGCGGTCGCATCTATCGTGGCAACCAAGATGATCCGCTAACTGAGAAAGGTTGGCAGCAAATGCTAGATGCCACTCAAAACCAGTCATGGGATCTAATCATCACCTCACCCCTTCTTCGCTGTCAATCATTCGCTCAACACTTGCATCAACAACAAAAATCATCACTAGAAATTGTAGATAATTTTTTAGAATTAGGCTTTGGCGATTGGCAAGGTCAAAGCTCAATGCAAATTGGACAAGATTTAGTTGACGCATTTAAACTTAGTCCTATTGAAAATAAACCACCAAATGCTGAGGATTTGTATGATTTTCAACATCGAGTTTTAAATGCTTTTAAAATAATTACTGCTAAAAAGTCTAATTCTGTTCTCATTATTGCTCATGCTGGAGTGATAAGAGTTATTAAATCTTATCTGCTCAATTTACCTATCGAAAAAATGTTTACAATAGATGTCTTAAGCGCATCTTGTGAAGAATTTGAAATTTAA
- a CDS encoding glucosaminidase domain-containing protein, protein MKFKSTILTLLLLTSSVQADEFWGLESWMNSLKTPDFEKIQDVNQRKQAFFEYLLPEINKQNEKIIQLRHDIKTGEINSFKLKNIYRYYRVKENDIGTLLNRVDIVPASLILAQGAYESNWGRSRFAKHYHNFFGLWCFEKGCGVVPLRRDKDDTHEVAKFSSLSKGVEYYLRSINRNSAYTTLRKIRKSKRDQQAQITGHALAEGLENYAEIGYEYVETVQSIIRFNKLSEYDYKS, encoded by the coding sequence TTGAAATTTAAGTCAACAATACTAACGCTATTATTATTAACCTCATCTGTTCAGGCAGATGAATTTTGGGGGCTTGAGTCATGGATGAATTCACTTAAAACACCTGACTTTGAAAAAATACAAGATGTTAATCAGCGTAAACAGGCTTTTTTTGAATATCTATTGCCAGAAATTAACAAACAAAATGAGAAGATTATCCAGCTAAGGCATGATATTAAAACTGGTGAAATCAATTCATTCAAATTGAAGAATATATACCGATACTATCGTGTCAAAGAAAATGATATTGGCACTCTTTTAAACCGAGTCGATATTGTGCCAGCTTCTCTGATATTAGCGCAAGGTGCCTACGAATCCAATTGGGGAAGATCGCGCTTTGCCAAACACTATCATAATTTTTTTGGTCTTTGGTGCTTTGAAAAAGGCTGTGGAGTAGTTCCCCTAAGACGCGACAAAGATGATACACATGAAGTGGCTAAATTTTCATCCTTGTCTAAAGGGGTTGAGTACTACTTGCGCTCTATTAACCGTAACTCTGCGTACACAACACTTAGAAAAATTCGAAAAAGTAAACGCGATCAACAAGCTCAAATTACAGGACATGCACTCGCAGAAGGGCTGGAGAATTATGCTGAAATTGGTTATGAGTATGTCGAAACAGTACAGTCCATTATTCGCTTTAACAAATTATCAGAATATGACTACAAGTCTTAG
- the rpsI gene encoding 30S ribosomal protein S9, which translates to MAKTETFYATGRRKTSVARVYMTKGKGVFTVNKRPMNEYFGRETSSMIINQPLDTVEMRDKFDFNIIVTGGGDTGQAGAIRLGVTRALMEYNGDLRPDLRKAGFVTRDARVVERKKVGRKKARKSEQFSKR; encoded by the coding sequence ATGGCAAAGACAGAAACATTTTACGCAACAGGCAGAAGAAAAACATCAGTAGCTCGTGTATACATGACTAAAGGTAAAGGTGTATTCACAGTAAATAAACGTCCAATGAACGAATATTTTGGCCGTGAAACTTCTTCAATGATTATTAATCAACCGTTAGACACTGTTGAAATGAGAGATAAATTTGACTTCAACATCATTGTTACAGGTGGTGGTGATACAGGTCAAGCGGGTGCAATTCGTTTAGGTGTTACACGTGCACTAATGGAATATAACGGTGACCTAAGACCTGATTTACGTAAGGCAGGTTTTGTTACTCGTGATGCTAGAGTTGTGGAACGTAAAAAAGTTGGCCGTAAGAAGGCACGTAAGAGCGAGCAGTTCTCGAAGCGTTAA
- the rplM gene encoding 50S ribosomal protein L13, with the protein MKTFSAKAHEVKRDWFLVDADGKTLGRLASEIASRLRGKHKAEYTPHTDTGDYIVIVNAEKVKVTGKKFDDKMYHHHTGYVGNLKSIAFKDLQAKQPEEIINKAVRGMLPKGPLGRDMFRKMKVFAGSEHTHGAQQPQVLDI; encoded by the coding sequence ATGAAAACATTTAGCGCTAAAGCACATGAAGTAAAAAGAGATTGGTTCTTGGTAGACGCCGATGGTAAAACGTTAGGTCGTTTGGCATCAGAAATTGCATCTCGTCTTCGTGGAAAGCATAAAGCTGAGTACACGCCACATACAGACACTGGTGATTATATTGTTATTGTTAACGCTGAAAAGGTTAAGGTGACAGGTAAGAAATTTGATGACAAAATGTATCATCATCACACAGGCTATGTTGGAAATTTGAAATCAATTGCATTTAAAGATTTACAAGCTAAGCAACCAGAAGAAATTATCAACAAGGCTGTTAGAGGCATGTTGCCAAAGGGTCCTCTAGGCAGAGATATGTTTAGAAAAATGAAAGTATTTGCAGGTTCTGAGCATACACATGGTGCACAACAACCGCAAGTTTTAGATATTTAA
- a CDS encoding TatD family hydrolase: MINSHAHLDFENMQSVAENAVAIVPSIGQQNWTDVQMYPYFAFGIHPWMVDSHSQTELDYLEYLIKCNNPVAIGECGLDYIKDIDKEKQLHFFTAQLIMAEKYDLPLIIHAVKATEDVIFLLKKYSKLRGEIHGFSGSEPQAQQLTRMGFYLGFGMQVLNQKSTKMRQIVQNCPLEYILIETDDHPNPSDLHLVAQEIAQLKQIPIDTVITQCDNNAISLFSLK; this comes from the coding sequence ATGATTAATTCTCATGCGCATCTAGATTTTGAAAACATGCAAAGCGTTGCAGAAAATGCAGTTGCTATAGTCCCTAGTATTGGCCAGCAAAATTGGACCGATGTGCAAATGTACCCTTATTTTGCTTTTGGCATTCATCCGTGGATGGTTGACTCTCACTCGCAAACAGAGCTTGACTATTTGGAGTATTTAATTAAATGCAATAATCCAGTTGCAATTGGTGAATGTGGACTAGATTACATCAAAGATATTGACAAGGAGAAGCAACTGCATTTTTTTACTGCTCAACTAATAATGGCAGAAAAATACGATCTTCCTTTAATCATTCATGCAGTCAAAGCTACTGAAGATGTTATCTTTCTACTAAAAAAATACTCGAAATTAAGGGGTGAAATTCACGGTTTCTCTGGCAGCGAGCCTCAAGCACAACAACTAACCCGTATGGGTTTTTATTTAGGTTTTGGCATGCAAGTTCTTAATCAAAAATCAACCAAAATGCGTCAAATTGTTCAAAATTGCCCACTAGAGTATATCCTTATTGAGACTGATGATCATCCTAATCCGAGTGATTTGCACTTGGTAGCGCAAGAAATTGCCCAACTCAAACAAATACCAATAGACACTGTCATCACTCAATGTGATAATAATGCTATTTCTCTGTTTAGCTTAAAATAA
- a CDS encoding tRNA threonylcarbamoyladenosine dehydratase, producing MSGSCARTEILLGQKGLARLAESHVVIAGLGGVGGACAESLCRAGIGTLTLIDFDIVETTDLNRQIIALNSTLGLKKVDVLADRLHDINPTTIIIKRDEFIDREKAQQVALNEDYHFVADCIDAIAYKTVLIDSCNKSGMAIISSMGAGGRLDPTQVKISRMDKTQNCALAREMRKQLRNIRASMKFPVVHSTEIPIKALPHKAVTITDATPEKGIPRAVNGAISYMPNIFGLMMAGHIIQTLLKS from the coding sequence ATGTCTGGAAGTTGTGCGCGCACTGAAATCTTATTAGGCCAAAAAGGCTTGGCCCGATTGGCTGAATCCCATGTAGTTATTGCTGGCTTAGGTGGTGTAGGTGGCGCTTGCGCTGAAAGTTTATGTCGAGCTGGTATTGGCACGCTCACTTTAATTGATTTTGACATCGTTGAAACAACTGACCTAAATCGACAAATTATTGCGCTTAACTCTACTTTAGGCCTGAAAAAAGTAGATGTATTGGCTGACAGACTTCATGATATCAATCCAACTACTATCATCATTAAGCGCGATGAATTTATTGATCGGGAAAAAGCGCAACAAGTCGCATTGAATGAGGATTATCATTTTGTGGCGGATTGTATCGATGCAATTGCGTATAAAACTGTCTTAATAGATAGTTGCAATAAGTCAGGCATGGCTATTATTTCGAGTATGGGTGCAGGTGGTAGACTTGACCCAACACAAGTTAAAATTTCGCGGATGGATAAAACTCAAAATTGTGCCTTAGCAAGAGAAATGCGTAAACAACTTCGAAACATTCGAGCTTCCATGAAATTTCCAGTTGTACACTCAACAGAAATACCCATTAAAGCGCTACCACATAAAGCCGTTACCATTACCGACGCTACGCCAGAAAAAGGCATACCAAGAGCAGTAAATGGTGCAATTTCTTATATGCCTAATATTTTTGGGCTGATGATGGCAGGCCATATCATTCAAACTTTATTAAAATCTTAA